Proteins encoded within one genomic window of Sulfurovum sp. XGS-02:
- a CDS encoding tyrosine-protein phosphatase, protein MIFSFFKKPQEKKRGPILTVDLHSHFIPGIDDGSQSMEESLSLLKGMEALGYEKVITTPHIMIDVYRNTPQIIKEGLDALRKAAKDERIKLEIEAAAEYYLDEGFYDQLHSDDVMSINGKYLLFETSYVTKPLQIEEMIFEIAASGYIPLMAHPERYRYVNDPLKEYGRFKELGVLFQLDLNSLGGHYGRDAKKKAEILSENGMIDFLGSDVHHLKQTKFLGDLFMSEDYAKVWENNTILNHTLR, encoded by the coding sequence ATGATCTTTTCTTTTTTTAAAAAACCACAAGAGAAAAAGAGAGGACCCATACTCACAGTGGACCTTCATTCACACTTCATTCCGGGGATCGATGATGGTTCCCAGAGTATGGAGGAGAGCCTTTCTCTTTTGAAGGGGATGGAAGCATTAGGCTACGAGAAAGTGATCACGACACCGCATATCATGATAGATGTCTACCGTAATACACCTCAGATCATCAAAGAGGGATTGGACGCTTTAAGGAAAGCAGCAAAGGATGAGAGGATCAAACTGGAGATAGAAGCAGCGGCAGAGTACTATCTGGATGAAGGCTTTTATGATCAACTTCATAGTGATGACGTGATGAGCATTAATGGAAAATATCTGCTTTTTGAAACGTCGTATGTGACCAAACCTCTGCAGATAGAAGAGATGATCTTTGAAATTGCTGCTTCAGGCTATATACCGCTTATGGCGCATCCTGAACGTTACCGGTATGTGAATGATCCGCTCAAAGAGTATGGCAGGTTTAAAGAGCTTGGTGTACTCTTTCAGCTGGATCTGAATTCTCTGGGCGGACACTACGGTAGAGATGCCAAGAAAAAAGCGGAGATACTCTCTGAGAATGGGATGATCGACTTCTTGGGTTCAGATGTACATCATCTCAAGCAGACGAAATTCCTGGGTGATCTCTTCATGAGTGAAGATTATGCAAAGGTATGGGAGAACAATACGATCTTGAACCATACGCTTAGATAG
- a CDS encoding thiamine phosphate synthase, which yields MISYAITDPSTLDFNHLKRDLKRFSQKASMIVYRDKSDVSKHGAAFVQAAKMFDFEKVIIHGDPSLAKAAGADGVHLSSLQLDEIADAKAMHLFVVVSTHTIDELKKAEALGADMATFSPIFETPNKGVPVGLEVLKSMTSQVDLPVLALGGILTEEQIKACERSGASGFASIRYFGA from the coding sequence ATGATCAGTTATGCTATCACTGACCCCTCTACCTTAGATTTCAACCATTTAAAACGCGACCTCAAAAGATTTTCTCAAAAAGCTTCGATGATCGTCTACAGAGACAAATCCGATGTCTCTAAGCACGGAGCTGCATTCGTTCAAGCAGCCAAAATGTTTGATTTTGAAAAAGTTATCATTCATGGTGATCCTTCATTGGCAAAGGCTGCAGGGGCTGACGGTGTACATTTAAGCAGCCTGCAGCTGGATGAAATAGCAGATGCAAAAGCGATGCATCTCTTTGTAGTGGTTAGTACGCATACGATAGATGAGCTCAAAAAAGCAGAAGCATTAGGGGCAGATATGGCAACCTTCAGCCCTATCTTTGAAACACCGAACAAAGGTGTCCCTGTCGGTTTGGAAGTGCTGAAGTCCATGACGTCTCAGGTAGATCTGCCTGTGTTGGCCTTAGGCGGGATCTTGACAGAAGAGCAGATAAAAGCATGTGAAAGATCCGGGGCAAGTGGTTTTGCTTCGATACGTTATTTTGGAGCGTAG
- a CDS encoding TIGR02757 family protein, whose translation MGLKLSEVKTLLDNEVEARNNSAELSFDKPDPLFVASQYQDESIALICALFGYGNAGLIVQFLQSLNFSLLDASDEQIKKALSTHYYRFQKNEDVSTLFIALKRLRRVESIEDIFYTGYKKEENILDGLWHFIERLQSVCPRETRGYSFLVGSVPKKVLSAGTYKRYMMYLRWMVRKDALDMGLWSRIDKKDLLMPLDTHTFQVSRRLGLLKRKTYDMKASIELTETLRTFDEKDPIKYDFALYRLGQEKLL comes from the coding sequence ATGGGATTGAAATTATCTGAAGTGAAGACCCTTTTAGACAATGAAGTTGAGGCCAGAAACAACAGTGCTGAGCTCTCTTTTGACAAGCCCGATCCACTTTTTGTCGCATCACAATACCAGGATGAATCCATCGCGTTGATCTGTGCATTGTTTGGTTACGGCAATGCAGGGCTTATCGTCCAGTTTTTGCAAAGTCTGAATTTTTCTTTATTGGATGCGAGTGACGAGCAGATAAAAAAAGCACTCTCTACCCACTATTATCGTTTTCAAAAAAATGAAGATGTTTCTACACTTTTCATCGCCTTGAAACGTTTGAGAAGGGTAGAGAGTATTGAAGATATCTTTTATACCGGGTATAAAAAAGAAGAAAATATTTTAGATGGTCTCTGGCATTTTATAGAGAGATTACAATCGGTCTGTCCCAGAGAGACACGCGGGTACAGTTTTTTGGTTGGCTCCGTACCCAAAAAAGTACTTTCAGCAGGAACCTACAAGCGTTATATGATGTATTTACGCTGGATGGTACGAAAAGATGCTTTAGATATGGGTTTATGGTCCAGGATAGATAAAAAAGACCTGCTCATGCCTCTGGATACACATACGTTTCAGGTGTCAAGACGTTTAGGCTTGCTCAAGCGTAAAACGTACGATATGAAGGCCAGTATAGAATTGACAGAAACGTTGCGTACATTTGATGAAAAAGATCCTATTAAATACGATTTTGCACTTTATCGATTGGGACAGGAAAAATTACTTTAA
- a CDS encoding TonB-dependent siderophore receptor — protein sequence MTIKSLSLITATLLFTTHTHANETLEPITIVSANKTTQSIQNTTSNVTVITAEEIEERGYQTVSQAINTVAGISVTNSGGLGQQTSFFVRGADSGKVLVLLDGMRLNDPSTTNGTALLDSLTTSNIEQIEIIKGGASSIWGSNASAGVINIITKEAKEGLHGSLALNYGSYHTKGTDADLSYTDEKITAQVLASYLKTDGFSALAPRSAEEDGYENRNYNIKFGYAIDTNNKLNLSYNRIKTETEYDDSFSADQADDDYSHATSDQSNISLNYLLTLDHYSATLQASKGDYDRDYFTTGFFGDGQNVYKSTLKEYALINAYDYKNGKAVLGLEYKDIDGFNQYNTFPESRSDYTNKAIYLSNIYDFNENTLLETNLRYDNYSEFDNKITYKIGLKHQYNSLDGLITSANYYTSYDAPSAYQLANTALGSFLKPSYTKGYDISTGYKELLTLTYFNNRVEDAIDYITDPVTFVGGYTNIDGRSKFAGLEIESAYTFSSFNLIFSANYTHLFDYEKEDGSDLIRRAEDTLNASLSYYTANDMQFGIDAQYIGDRMDTDGGFPVASEVSTGNYTIWNANFSTKIINDVDLSLHAKNIFDKEYQSSYGYATEGRSIYAKVKYSF from the coding sequence ATGACAATCAAGTCACTCAGCCTCATTACGGCTACACTACTATTCACAACACACACGCACGCAAATGAAACACTCGAACCTATCACGATTGTCTCAGCCAATAAGACCACACAATCCATCCAGAACACGACGTCAAATGTAACAGTTATTACAGCTGAAGAGATAGAAGAAAGGGGATACCAGACGGTTTCACAGGCTATCAACACTGTAGCTGGGATCTCCGTTACAAATTCCGGTGGCCTAGGACAGCAAACATCATTTTTTGTAAGAGGTGCGGACTCAGGCAAAGTACTCGTACTTTTAGACGGTATGCGTCTCAATGACCCTAGTACAACCAACGGTACTGCACTCCTTGACAGTCTTACGACAAGTAACATAGAACAGATCGAGATCATCAAAGGAGGAGCAAGCAGTATCTGGGGTTCAAATGCAAGTGCCGGTGTCATCAATATCATCACCAAAGAAGCCAAAGAAGGTCTGCATGGTTCACTTGCTTTAAACTACGGTTCATATCATACCAAAGGTACTGATGCTGACCTTTCTTATACAGATGAAAAGATCACAGCACAAGTGCTTGCTTCCTACCTCAAAACAGATGGTTTTTCTGCATTGGCTCCAAGATCAGCAGAAGAAGACGGCTATGAAAATAGAAACTATAATATCAAGTTCGGATATGCTATTGATACAAATAACAAACTGAATCTCAGCTATAACCGCATTAAAACAGAGACTGAATATGATGACAGCTTCTCGGCAGATCAAGCAGATGATGACTACAGTCATGCCACTTCCGACCAAAGCAATATTTCACTAAATTACCTCCTGACACTAGATCATTATAGTGCTACCCTCCAGGCAAGTAAAGGCGACTATGACAGAGACTATTTCACCACAGGATTTTTCGGTGACGGGCAAAATGTCTATAAATCAACACTCAAAGAGTATGCACTCATCAATGCATACGACTACAAAAACGGTAAAGCAGTCCTGGGTTTAGAATACAAAGATATAGACGGATTTAACCAATACAACACATTCCCGGAAAGTCGATCAGACTATACAAATAAAGCAATCTATCTTTCAAACATCTATGATTTCAATGAAAACACACTCTTGGAGACAAACCTAAGATATGACAACTATAGTGAATTTGACAACAAAATAACCTATAAGATAGGGCTGAAACATCAGTATAACTCTCTTGATGGGTTGATAACATCTGCGAACTATTACACTTCCTATGATGCGCCTAGTGCCTATCAATTGGCAAATACAGCTTTGGGTTCATTCTTAAAACCAAGCTACACAAAAGGCTATGATATCTCTACAGGCTATAAAGAGTTATTGACATTGACATATTTTAACAATAGAGTGGAAGATGCTATCGATTATATCACTGATCCTGTAACATTTGTCGGTGGATATACCAACATAGACGGCAGATCAAAGTTTGCCGGACTGGAAATAGAAAGTGCCTATACTTTCTCTTCTTTCAATCTTATATTTTCGGCAAATTATACACACCTTTTTGATTATGAAAAAGAGGATGGAAGTGACCTTATAAGACGTGCAGAAGATACACTGAATGCCTCTTTAAGCTATTACACTGCAAATGATATGCAGTTTGGCATCGATGCACAATATATTGGGGATAGAATGGATACAGACGGCGGATTCCCTGTAGCATCAGAAGTATCAACAGGCAACTACACTATATGGAACGCAAACTTCAGTACCAAGATCATCAACGATGTTGACCTAAGCCTCCATGCCAAAAACATCTTCGACAAAGAGTACCAATCAAGCTACGGCTATGCCACAGAAGGTCGTTCAATCTATGCAAAAGTAAAGTATAGTTTTTAA
- a CDS encoding sugar transferase — MGRLEKKFRNINFISYKDKDEDEVINEIETLLNNDKLKLIVLNTKAKVNDKVIKYLTNLKFDKKFKHIRLMGIEGFLEKYLNKCYIPEDHTDLHYLYDIKEFNKFQLIQKKAIDFFGVFWLFLFSYPVIQKCKRKISEESPGPLYFEQKRVGYYKKEFTCIKFRSMKVDAEKNGIQFATKNDDRIFPWGDYMRKRRYDELPQMINILKGEMHLIGPRPERQYWIEQFEEQIPYYAERHIVAPGITGWAQVMYPYGENAEDARQKLMYDLYYIKYWNILLELKIIWKTAMVVLHKKGV, encoded by the coding sequence ATGGGAAGACTTGAAAAAAAATTTCGTAATATAAATTTTATCAGTTATAAAGATAAAGATGAAGATGAAGTAATCAATGAGATAGAGACACTTTTGAATAACGATAAGTTGAAATTAATAGTGCTAAATACAAAAGCAAAAGTAAATGATAAGGTTATCAAGTATCTTACAAATTTAAAGTTTGATAAGAAATTTAAACATATTCGGTTGATGGGTATAGAAGGTTTCTTGGAAAAATATTTGAATAAGTGTTATATACCTGAAGATCATACAGATTTACACTATTTGTATGATATAAAAGAGTTTAACAAATTTCAACTGATCCAAAAGAAAGCTATTGATTTTTTTGGTGTATTTTGGTTATTTTTATTTTCATATCCTGTGATCCAAAAATGTAAAAGAAAGATAAGTGAAGAGTCACCAGGGCCTTTATATTTTGAACAAAAAAGAGTGGGATATTATAAAAAAGAGTTTACCTGCATCAAATTTAGAAGCATGAAAGTGGATGCAGAAAAAAATGGTATACAATTCGCTACAAAGAACGATGACAGGATATTCCCTTGGGGAGATTATATGAGAAAAAGAAGATATGATGAACTTCCTCAAATGATAAATATACTAAAAGGGGAAATGCACCTCATAGGACCAAGACCTGAAAGACAATATTGGATAGAACAATTTGAAGAACAGATACCATATTATGCAGAAAGACATATAGTAGCACCAGGTATAACTGGTTGGGCCCAAGTGATGTACCCTTATGGAGAGAATGCAGAAGATGCCAGACAAAAACTGATGTATGATCTGTACTATATAAAATATTGGAATATTTTGTTAGAGTTGAAAATCATATGGAAAACGGCTATGGTTGTTTTACACAAAAAAGGGGTTTAG
- the tsaE gene encoding tRNA (adenosine(37)-N6)-threonylcarbamoyltransferase complex ATPase subunit type 1 TsaE, giving the protein MINEITASLSELDKVVDYLEEILPAHAIVFLRGDLAAGKTTLTQAIAKAKGIEGEVTSPTFSLQQCYGAKDGSSLYHYDLYRLDHEEFMQMGLFEEFEKPGWHMVEWGSDELKAFLERVGYNVVTIEIESQENSRIYRIYI; this is encoded by the coding sequence ATGATTAATGAAATAACAGCATCATTATCTGAACTAGATAAAGTAGTAGATTATTTAGAAGAAATTCTTCCTGCTCATGCCATCGTATTTTTAAGAGGTGATCTGGCTGCAGGAAAGACGACACTCACACAAGCCATAGCAAAAGCCAAAGGGATCGAAGGAGAAGTGACTTCTCCTACCTTTTCTTTACAGCAGTGCTATGGGGCAAAAGACGGCAGCAGTCTGTATCATTATGACCTGTATCGTTTGGACCATGAGGAGTTTATGCAGATGGGGCTTTTTGAAGAGTTTGAAAAACCGGGATGGCATATGGTAGAGTGGGGTTCGGATGAGCTTAAAGCCTTTTTAGAACGTGTAGGCTATAATGTTGTCACCATAGAGATAGAGTCCCAAGAAAACAGTAGAATCTATAGGATATATATATAA
- a CDS encoding F0F1 ATP synthase subunit A — protein sequence MEGVFTYLGAIFGHGQMLFVSHLVLVAIIVLAIAKMATKSLRAVPTGTQNVMEAYLGGVIAMGRDVIGEELARKYLPLVAAVGLFIFVSNVIGIIPGFEAPTSNINITLPLALLVFFYYNYEGIRENGVIKYFAHFAGPVKILAPLMFPIEIVSHISRIISLSFRLFGNIKGDDLFLWVLLMLVPFIAPLPAYLLLTFSALLQTFVFMILIYVYLAGAVAMEDDH from the coding sequence ATGGAAGGTGTATTTACTTACCTAGGCGCTATTTTTGGTCATGGACAAATGCTGTTTGTCTCACATTTGGTATTGGTGGCGATTATAGTACTGGCAATTGCAAAAATGGCAACAAAGAGTCTTAGAGCAGTACCGACAGGTACACAAAACGTTATGGAAGCATACCTGGGCGGTGTGATCGCTATGGGTAGAGATGTGATCGGGGAAGAGCTTGCGAGAAAATACCTTCCACTTGTTGCTGCAGTAGGTCTATTTATATTTGTTTCAAACGTGATCGGTATTATCCCTGGATTTGAAGCGCCAACTTCAAACATCAATATTACGTTGCCTTTGGCACTTTTAGTATTTTTCTACTACAACTACGAAGGTATCAGAGAGAATGGCGTGATCAAATACTTTGCGCACTTTGCAGGGCCTGTGAAGATATTGGCACCGTTGATGTTCCCGATCGAGATCGTTTCTCACATTTCAAGAATCATTTCACTTTCATTCAGACTTTTCGGTAACATCAAAGGGGATGACCTCTTCTTATGGGTACTTCTTATGTTGGTACCTTTTATTGCACCACTTCCTGCATACCTACTACTTACGTTCTCTGCACTGCTTCAGACGTTTGTATTTATGATCCTTATCTACGTCTACCTTGCAGGTGCCGTAGCTATGGAAGATGATCACTAA
- a CDS encoding tetrahydrodipicolinate N-succinyltransferase N-terminal domain-containing protein — MAIETVTSTEAFKQLVTDVTSQAGYKEPMAFGIARVDRGQKNAEKILQANFGLINWKENFGSAAVFIKALQEAKCEVDFSGTEFVATINDNFIENAMAAFAPYVAEATGDAHKNVQVIKTLSNMADIGKNFRIVFLFEDANPQSVEAVYLKLYALSLAKAELRKINLNGAFGILSNVAWVGNTPYELDYLRENEIEMKLNGTYPAVDAVDKFPRFLQHVIPADNTRILEASKVRMGAQLAAGTTVMPGASYINFNAGTLGPVMVEGRISSSAIVGAGSDVGGGASILGVLSGTDGNPISIGENTLLGANSVTGLPLGDACIVDAGITILAGTKIKIAPEELAKIAEANPEADLEHKTTFKGEELQGLNGIHFRQDSTTGEIIARRSTREVKLNADLH; from the coding sequence ATGGCTATTGAAACAGTGACAAGTACAGAGGCATTTAAACAATTGGTAACAGATGTTACTTCGCAAGCAGGATACAAAGAGCCTATGGCATTTGGTATCGCAAGAGTAGATAGAGGTCAGAAAAATGCTGAGAAAATACTACAGGCGAACTTTGGACTGATCAACTGGAAAGAGAACTTCGGAAGTGCTGCAGTATTTATCAAAGCACTTCAGGAAGCGAAGTGTGAGGTAGACTTTTCCGGGACGGAATTTGTTGCAACGATCAATGATAATTTTATAGAAAATGCTATGGCAGCATTTGCTCCGTATGTTGCAGAAGCGACAGGGGATGCACATAAAAATGTACAGGTGATCAAGACATTGTCAAACATGGCGGATATCGGTAAAAACTTCAGAATCGTATTTTTGTTCGAAGATGCAAACCCTCAGTCTGTAGAGGCTGTGTATCTTAAACTCTATGCTCTTTCTCTTGCGAAAGCAGAACTGAGAAAGATCAACCTCAATGGTGCATTTGGTATTTTGTCAAATGTGGCATGGGTAGGGAATACACCGTATGAACTCGATTACCTCAGAGAAAATGAGATCGAAATGAAACTCAACGGTACATATCCTGCAGTGGATGCTGTCGATAAATTCCCAAGATTCCTCCAGCATGTGATCCCGGCAGATAATACGCGTATCCTGGAAGCATCTAAAGTACGTATGGGTGCGCAGCTTGCAGCAGGTACAACAGTGATGCCGGGTGCATCATACATCAACTTTAATGCAGGAACACTTGGTCCTGTGATGGTTGAAGGTCGTATCTCTTCATCTGCTATCGTTGGTGCCGGTTCAGATGTCGGTGGTGGTGCAAGTATCCTTGGTGTCCTTTCTGGTACGGACGGGAACCCTATCAGCATCGGTGAGAACACACTTCTTGGGGCAAACTCAGTTACGGGTCTTCCATTGGGTGATGCGTGTATTGTGGATGCAGGTATCACTATCCTGGCGGGTACGAAGATAAAGATCGCTCCAGAAGAGTTGGCTAAGATCGCTGAAGCAAATCCGGAAGCAGATCTTGAGCATAAAACAACGTTCAAAGGTGAAGAGCTTCAAGGATTGAACGGGATTCACTTCAGACAAGATTCGACAACGGGTGAGATCATTGCTCGAAGAAGTACAAGAGAAGTGAAGTTGAACGCTGACTTACACTAA
- a CDS encoding NAD(P)-dependent oxidoreductase: protein MGTYRIMVTGATGYIGINMISKILQEYDNVNVIAAVRSQEQVNKLQKLFNDDARLSFELGELPNHVWKISNIDILIHTAGILNRKDPIKLFQINVDGTRQLLEKAKEAKVKRFIYMSSQSVYGTKGTSLWHEEMPAHPEVLYAESKYAGELLCMKEAFSTLQTVILRVARVYGDGLFTYQGILPHYYAGCVAKKEPIPIFTYNKNSVNYIHISDLTEAISKVISTLKLPNKLLLNIGGDRAYTNLELGHICQNVAEFCQCEKPSLLFIKKHIQASQALSMDITKAKKYLDWSPTTTMEEGMIQLIKARIDVID from the coding sequence ATGGGTACATATAGAATTATGGTTACAGGTGCTACTGGTTATATAGGTATTAATATGATTTCAAAAATATTACAAGAGTATGATAATGTAAACGTTATTGCAGCTGTTAGAAGTCAAGAACAGGTAAATAAACTACAAAAACTATTTAATGATGACGCACGCTTATCCTTTGAATTGGGTGAACTTCCTAATCATGTATGGAAAATAAGCAATATCGATATTCTTATTCATACTGCAGGCATTCTTAATAGAAAAGATCCGATAAAATTATTTCAAATTAACGTTGATGGAACAAGACAACTTTTAGAAAAAGCAAAAGAAGCCAAAGTCAAACGTTTTATCTATATGTCATCACAAAGTGTTTATGGAACCAAAGGTACATCTTTATGGCATGAAGAGATGCCTGCACACCCCGAAGTATTGTATGCAGAAAGTAAATATGCCGGTGAATTGTTGTGTATGAAAGAAGCATTCTCTACACTCCAAACTGTCATATTGAGGGTTGCACGAGTTTATGGGGATGGACTGTTTACATATCAGGGGATATTGCCCCATTATTATGCAGGGTGTGTTGCAAAAAAAGAACCCATTCCTATTTTTACATACAATAAAAACAGTGTAAATTATATTCATATTAGCGATCTGACGGAAGCGATATCAAAGGTGATATCGACGCTAAAACTTCCAAATAAACTTCTTTTGAATATTGGGGGAGATAGAGCGTATACAAACTTGGAACTTGGGCATATTTGTCAGAATGTGGCAGAATTCTGTCAATGTGAGAAACCATCACTGCTGTTTATAAAAAAACATATTCAAGCAAGTCAGGCCTTGAGCATGGATATTACAAAAGCAAAAAAATATCTTGACTGGTCTCCAACAACGACTATGGAAGAGGGGATGATACAATTGATAAAGGCACGTATTGATGTGATAGACTAA
- a CDS encoding RNA-binding S4 domain-containing protein, which produces MRVDKWLSAVNVVKRRTIATDMLKSGVVYVNGLKAKASKNVAVGDTVTIEYLKGPKSYEVLQIPTTKTIPKSQKEEFVKEL; this is translated from the coding sequence ATGCGTGTGGATAAGTGGTTATCGGCTGTGAATGTGGTGAAGCGTCGTACTATTGCTACGGATATGCTTAAATCTGGTGTGGTGTATGTCAATGGGTTGAAAGCAAAAGCATCGAAGAATGTTGCTGTAGGAGATACTGTGACCATAGAGTATCTTAAAGGGCCTAAGTCTTATGAAGTATTGCAGATACCTACAACCAAAACCATACCTAAGAGTCAAAAAGAAGAGTTCGTTAAAGAACTCTAA
- the lptB gene encoding LPS export ABC transporter ATP-binding protein produces MHTLEAKNLAKTIKKTKLVHDISLQVKSKEIVGLLGPNGAGKTTSFYMVCGLTDATEGQVFLDGEEVTKLPLSARAQMGIGYLPQESSIFKDLTVEENLLIAAEALNLDKKTIQPRIEKLLEIFNIEPIRARLGIRLSGGERRRVEIARALVGEPKFLLLDEPFAGVDPIAVLDIQNIIKQLVDLDMGILITDHNVRETLGICDRAYVMRSGEMLATGTSDEVANDENVRKHYLGEHFTF; encoded by the coding sequence ATGCATACACTTGAAGCCAAAAACCTGGCGAAAACCATTAAAAAAACAAAGTTGGTCCATGATATCTCTTTACAGGTGAAGAGTAAAGAGATCGTTGGGCTTCTTGGTCCCAACGGTGCAGGAAAGACCACTTCATTCTACATGGTATGCGGCTTAACCGATGCGACTGAAGGGCAGGTTTTTTTAGATGGAGAAGAGGTCACCAAACTGCCTTTAAGTGCACGTGCACAGATGGGTATAGGGTATCTGCCCCAGGAGTCCAGTATTTTTAAAGACCTTACGGTAGAAGAAAATCTGCTTATTGCTGCTGAAGCCTTGAACCTTGATAAAAAAACGATCCAGCCGCGTATTGAAAAACTGCTGGAGATCTTCAATATCGAACCGATCCGTGCCCGTCTTGGGATACGTCTCAGCGGGGGAGAGAGAAGAAGGGTGGAGATAGCAAGGGCACTGGTAGGAGAACCGAAGTTCCTGCTTCTGGATGAACCTTTTGCAGGTGTGGATCCCATAGCCGTACTGGATATACAGAATATTATCAAACAGCTGGTCGATCTTGATATGGGTATTCTCATTACGGACCATAATGTACGTGAAACACTGGGTATATGCGACAGAGCCTATGTGATGCGTAGTGGAGAAATGCTAGCCACAGGTACCAGTGATGAAGTGGCCAATGACGAGAATGTACGTAAGCATTATCTTGGTGAGCACTTTACATTTTAA
- the trpD gene encoding anthranilate phosphoribosyltransferase yields MNIKEQFERLFNNEMSTEEARAFLVELYEKGESGSDIASAASVMREHSIKLSLSDALKDKAIDVVGTGGDKSGSFNISTTVSLLLASLGRVVAKHGNRSVTSNSGSTDVLEALGINLDLSIENKIKMLEETGFCFFPATDHHPAMKYIMPVRKSIDHRTIFNILGPLTNPAGAEKYLLGVFDPSYVKRIADALVELGAKRACVVSSHDGMDEISLSCNSSFAYVESKRILEGEINPERFGFKLAPKEAILGGDAAFNAQITRDIFAGKEKGAKRDIVLLNAAFALFVDGHVRDIEEAIEMAKSGLESGKADAHLKYMAKVSQQLA; encoded by the coding sequence ATGAATATAAAAGAACAATTTGAAAGACTATTTAATAACGAGATGAGTACAGAAGAAGCAAGGGCTTTTCTTGTAGAGTTGTACGAGAAAGGTGAGAGCGGCAGTGACATCGCTTCGGCTGCTTCTGTGATGCGTGAACACTCCATTAAACTCTCTTTATCGGATGCACTGAAAGATAAAGCGATCGATGTGGTGGGGACAGGCGGAGATAAAAGCGGAAGTTTTAACATCTCTACTACTGTATCGCTTCTTCTGGCTTCTCTGGGCCGTGTTGTGGCTAAACACGGGAACAGAAGTGTGACTTCCAACTCAGGCTCAACCGATGTCCTTGAAGCACTGGGCATTAATCTGGATCTTAGTATAGAGAATAAAATAAAAATGCTTGAAGAGACAGGCTTCTGTTTTTTCCCTGCAACCGATCATCATCCTGCGATGAAGTATATTATGCCTGTACGTAAGTCTATCGACCATCGTACGATATTTAACATTCTTGGACCTTTGACCAATCCTGCCGGAGCGGAGAAATACCTTTTGGGGGTATTTGATCCTTCCTATGTCAAGCGTATCGCAGATGCACTGGTTGAACTTGGTGCGAAACGTGCCTGTGTCGTCAGTAGCCATGATGGTATGGATGAGATCTCGCTCTCCTGTAACTCCTCTTTTGCCTATGTGGAGTCAAAGCGTATTTTAGAAGGCGAGATCAATCCGGAGAGATTCGGATTTAAACTGGCTCCAAAAGAGGCCATTCTGGGCGGAGATGCAGCTTTCAATGCACAGATTACACGCGATATCTTTGCAGGTAAAGAGAAAGGTGCTAAAAGAGACATCGTATTGCTCAATGCAGCTTTTGCACTCTTTGTAGACGGCCATGTACGTGATATAGAAGAGGCGATAGAGATGGCCAAAAGCGGACTTGAGAGCGGTAAAGCCGATGCTCATTTAAAGTATATGGCTAAGGTCAGTCAACAGTTGGCATAA